In Gambusia affinis linkage group LG06, SWU_Gaff_1.0, whole genome shotgun sequence, one DNA window encodes the following:
- the brca2 gene encoding breast cancer type 2 susceptibility protein isoform X1, with translation MDSCIKNMYDAFKDDIWKELGPLDPNWFDVLTAQASLNEGDVADNDELCANQEGHFKAPLEKTAAESQLFSTPKVFRHSRIVSPDTEDGPLFTAAQEKETLPWMPTQSPCLFQPPKQCVSNLKCEGVQPQNEESFDLLGSPEKSSASYANHISESLGAQINPDISWTSSFNTPPALPSTLILSKTDESPCPVSVTADRKVVFVRKLFPSLSNSSLKTSRTSLGPVFPVTDTCFESPLNQSENHQQQKVPDALEGDVYSADAPKTFFANSSSALRKVKPDRVKRKQIIQTNVDVCSHENTSNSDNAASSEEAIADLESGGLPSTPLVKTGDTAISQWSPLSLSEISSSAVGSNMTLLGDTDSVQPTRPTLKMTDSGFTQKKRKFVYTITTTKSPACGQDFQTTDPSLKISESEQQNSKSFMNTPDKEACQRTKNQRIIVEETIDSSLGTKLQDIDMSQLCRDFAQDFSQMTDLKPVENMQRNFSPAVCLSALKQAKQNRKPANFPNDYSCISKNRLIPTSNQPCSISEVTMIDSGFQSGVADVSHMTSSSFGLPLLENVGQNQPKLSFKTGMHNFPSTNGSGKPKFDVEVPVQRSGTGQALDHEKEIELHIASISTDQLWDREEAVGESKSSQPQKTPVFLLPADASGFRTSSNKDIPISLANLEKAKCFFEVTEDKKSSLDNCTKSYHGIIYKSNSICEKATDTSSNSSLPACAGKSFGNVSSQLTASEKADVSELCTLLEEADSQFEFTQFKSTKKLPEHQHNHSLPQKEDKDLDPALLADLDFDDSFSSEGGKHSLVMMNNKVASVLENRTHGETAKAINQCTGVSDLLERETPLNSLSGNISEEREFLKFDKPNILPGAEDTEARYLEKNKGVIHSEAFRTAGGNVLHVSKKCLNKAKALFADLESNLTDQKPSDKQNGKNAAITEQKCNRDSDTSRKDSERKKENWDVGSKIENCFSKLEGVVCSNKNVRNKSDTKSVKNNEIDTIICENGFRKASGKGISISANYMQEADAFFKDCHVMEHKESNKSFSNYKSPQVSISKKSVTGCTKLENVNTAVVSHHTKGRRLNEVERNGKFTAALKNEDEKSFPTSKPFAMLHPSKSTDSSAFEELCTGDGFCTAAGKNISVSAVAMKKDESLLNHIHAPEEINKETNEKEKALKTKCLGDKISNLDAGGFQVVNGKKCAISSTPLKKATLLKESEKSQDEICISSHQSSSKIPVIPVTNLWSCGFSTASGKPVVLSSVALEKTQTLFSDISLNMDKVAESAPVKQDKKHQTEPEKICSGFTTAGGANDQMSQEKFYDLVLAKAVEDEDALSTNGVLESNNVMLGSVGSKKEDEKPHADQRFRTHTPVEAVKGCFKDADKQEKHKENLVPQASCGFKTASGKKVEISFEALKKAENLLGDCVGVMDTVNAALPESKAIDLPVRNDGFQSASGKPVALSSEALQKAKSLFSDIGFRAEDSSQMRSNNQDGSNNTEKMSCGFTTARGEKVDVLQKNLQKAKVLFKELDDQVLTKAAQEKNAFFAGCDMDINKEMLENDLKGKVHMQRSRKASVAKCYTDDEMRVSISIPQCSSNANKQMEQRENILPQASCGFQTASGKRVNVSSEALKKAGTLFNEFEGIQGKTNAMSSQSQSSALSFRICGFHSASGKPMALSTEAVQKAKSLFGDITSSAEDSDFSQIVKAHGEQDSRSKTQKICCGFTTAKGEKVDVSQKNLQRAKFLFKEVDDLALTKAMQDADHFFNQEEGWTMDSNSEKSSEQINTAPVNERGSIKGNMSKPRTNTGSICEEPESGSIKAKQSEGGFQTASGKRVDVSSEALKKAGTLFNEFEGIQDKTNAMSSQSKSSALSLRNCGFHSASGKPMALSTEAVQKAKSLFGDITSSTEDSDFSQIVNAHGKQDSRSKTQKICCGFTTAKGEKVDVSQKNLQRAKFLFKEVDDLALTKAMQDADHFFNQEEGWTMDSNSEKSSEQINTAPVNESGSIKRNMSKPRTNTGSICEEPESGSIKAKQSEGGFQTASGKTVAVSAEALSRSKRLLSENKADEESPCVFAASGKPFSHEALQKAKTFFRSGVKSLPSAADSRSDDHVDEKSHLSICNLNTKSSNQRSDLIQTNKSSDPKFQLLNLAGCTETQHKFLAQEALDCTKALLEDEVLAGQSLLTTSENLQLLDDQDLNKKSAEEDKGRKRRSAEDLTAQPPSKRRLLEEFDRTAENSRGSGLHPVKSGPNGLMDRGVFRYGAFLHPNITKPNRDTKSFVDTRVQRTIQMPHSDQGDCRSAACRMPTFVPPFFKNAKRDPLNKPEARDRKKVPAFVPPFKKQRVVQQESSPKQQEDNKQHHSLCLGTNSKTDAPLTKTTQSCEEVVTLVNSSNTKTINQNVPLKVGSVSSTEMLHVDDKLSESPDRTENIGLARDMQDMRIRKKKRQTIRPLPGSLFLTKTSGVARIPLKAAVSGNIPARYSPQELYECGVHKYVPEITGANAESFRFNLLQFVKQETLADGGGVQLADGGWLIPSDDWTAGKEEFYRALCDTSGVDPKLISEQWVYNHYRWIVWKQASMEKSFPETMGSLCLTPEQVLLQLKYRYDVEVDHSRRPALRKIMERDDTPAKTLVLCVCEIISKGHLLHAQSCSDTKMSQSAETKVETPVAVVWLTDGWYAIKAQLDEPLTAMLHKGRLAVGGKLIIHGAQLIGPQDGCSPLEAPDSLMLKICANSTRRARWDAKLGFHTDPRPFLLPVSCLYSNGGPVGCVDIFILRSYPIQWMERKSDGGVVFRSVRAEEKEARRFNSHKQKAVELLFAKVQAEFEKEEEGSIKCQRRRQTVGKQDIGNLQEGEDLYEALGDDPVYLEAHLSEQQLESLQAYRRSLMEKKQAELQDRYWRALDAEDNEMSCPKRDVTPVWRLCIADSRIQSSCVYQLNLWRPSSDLQSLLKEGRRFKVYNLVASDGKKRSSVETVQLTGTKKTQFQELQVSQEWVSSHFRQRISTDFVDLQNEEFKPLCGEVDLTGLVISVVDQQGSSPAFYLVDGKKNFVKVRCFSSLTQAGLEDIVKPRVLLALSNLQLRGQSIHPTPVLYAGDLTAFSTNPKEIHLQESLNQLKNVVQGQDNFFLTAEEKLAHLIKSDGSCSSSLQPQMPVAARRQDSKTNMAFLKPIKSLGSFTPVSSNLPVATSSTEKDPKSLKRKRALDYLSRIPSPPPISPLGSVVSPCVNKTFNPPRRSGAPSTLKPVQTATPKSTDSLVDDEWVNDDELVMIDTQALHVGNLF, from the exons ATGGATTCATGCATAAAAAACATGTACGATGCATTTAAAGATGATATCTGGAAAG AGCTGGGACCGTTGGACCCAAACTGGTTTGACGTACTGACAGCCCAAGCGTCTTTGAATGAAGGAGATGTTGCCGATAATGATGAGTTGTGCGCCAACCAAGAGGGACATTTCAAGGCTCCTCTGGAGAAGACGGCAGCAGAAAGCCAGCTGTTTTCAACCCCTAAAGTTTTCAGACACAGTCGAATTGTGTCACCAGACACTGAGGATGGTCCGTTGTTCACAGCTGCACAGG aaaaagaaacattaccATGGATGCCAACGCAAAGTCCCTGTTTGTTTCAGCCGCCAAAACAGTG tgtctctaatttaaaatgtgaaggtGTTCAGCCTCAGAATGAGGAGAGTTTTG atCTTCTGGGTTCCCCAGAGAAATCCTCC GCCAGCTATGCCAACCACATTTCTGAAAGTCTCGGCGCACAGATCAACCCTGACATTTCTTGGACCAGTTCTTTTAATACACCACCAGCTTTGCCATCTACTCTAATTTTAT ctAAAACTGATGAGAGTCCCTGTCCAGTGAGTGTTACTGCAGACAGAAAAGTTGTT TTTGTACGAAAGCTTTTCCCTTCACTTTCGAATTCCTCCCTTAAGACATCAAGGACTTCCCTAG GTCCAGTTTTCCCTGTGACTGATACCTGCTTCGAGTCTCCATTGAACCAGAGTGAAAATCATCAACAACAGAAAGTTCCAGATGCTCTGGAAGGAGACGTTTATAGCGCAGATGCACCTAAAACGTTCTTTGCAAATAGTAGTTCTGCTCTGAGAAAAGTGAAACCTGACAGAGTTAAACGTAAGCAAATAATTCAGACAAATGTAGATGTCTGCAGCCATGAAAATACCTCAAACTCAGACAATGCTGCATCCAGTGAAGAGGCTATTGCTGATCTAGAATCTGGGGGTTTGCCTTCAACGCCACTGGTGAAAACTGGAGATACTGCAATCAGCCAGTGGTCTCCTCTAAGTCTATCTGAAATCTCATCTTCTGCTGTGGGAAGCAATATGACACTTTTAGGGGACACTGACTCTGTGCAACCAACCAGGCCAACATTGAAAATGACTGATTCTGGATTTactcaaaaaaagagaaagtttgtTTACACTATCACAACCACAAAATCTCCAGCTTGTGGCCAAGACTTCCAGACAACAGATCCCTCACTCAAGATTTCAGAGTCTG aacaacaaaacagcaagtCATTTATGAACACCCCAGATAAAGAAGCGTGTCAGAGGACTAAAAATCAAAGAATTATTGTGGAGGAAACCATTGATTCCTCTCTTGGAACAAAACTCCAGGATATTGACATGTCACAACTTTGTCGAGATTTTGCACAGGACTTCAGCCAAATGACAGACTTAAAACCTGTGGAGAACATGCAAAGGAACTTCTCTCCTGCAGTGTGTCTGTCTGCTTTGAAACaagcaaaacagaacagaaagccAGCTAACTTTCCCAATGATTACAGTTGTATCAGTAAAAACAGACTCATCCCTACCAGTAATCAACCATGCTCGATCAGTGAAGTCACTATGATTGACAGCGGATTCCAATCAGGTGTAGCAGATGTCAGCCATATGACTTCCTCATCATTTGGTCTTCCGCTTTTAGAGAATGTTGGCCAAAACCAACCAAAGCTGAGTTTCAAAACTGGTATGCATAATTTTCCCTCAACTAATGGAAGTGGAAAGCCAAAATTTGATGTTGAAGTGCCTGTGCAGAGGTCTGGCACAGGGCAGGCTCTGGACCATGAAAAGGAAATTGAGTTGCACATAGCAAGCATATCAACAGATCAATTATGGGACAGAGAAGAAGCTGTTGGTGAAAGTAAAAGCAGCCAGCCACAAAAAactcctgtttttcttctgcctgCTGATGCATCAGGATTCAGAACCTCCTCAAATAAAGACATCCCCATTTCCCTTGCTAACCTGGAAAAAGCAAAGTGTTTCTTTGAAgtgactgaagataaaaagTCTTCTCTTGATAACTGCACCAAATCCTACCATGgcattatttataaaagtaattCAATTTGTGAAAAAGCAACAGATACATCATCGAACTCAAGCCTGCCCGCCTGTGCTGGAAAGTCATTTGGAAATGTCAGTTCCCAATTAACAGCCTCAGAAAAAGCCGATGTGTCTGAACTTTGCACTCTCTTGGAAGAGGCAGACAGCCAATTTGAGTTTACACAGTTCAAATCTACAAAAAAGCTACCAGAACATCAACATAATCACAGTCTTCCACAAAAAGAAGACAAGGATCTTGACCCTGCTCTTCTTGCAGATTTAGACTTTGACGACAGCTTTAGTTCTGAAGGTGGAAAGCACTCCTTAGTCATGATGAATAACAAAGTCGCCTCAGTCTTAGAAAATAGGACACATGGAGAAACAGCAAAAGCCATAAATCAGTGCACAGGAGTGTCAGATTTACTGGAAAGGGAAACTCCTTTAAATTCTTTGTcaggaaacatttctgaagagAGGGAATTTCTAAAGTTTGATAAGCCAAATATTCTTCCTGGGGCTGAGGATACTGAAGCTAGAtatctggagaaaaacaaaggtgTGATCCATAGTGAGGCCTTTAGGACAGCAGGTGGAAATGTTTTGCATGTCTCTAAAAAGTGTCTGAACAAAGCCAAGGCTTTGTTTGCAGATCTGGAGAGTAACTTGACAGATCAGAAACCTTCTGATAAGCAGAACGGGAAAAATGCTGCCATAACAGAACAGAAATGTAACAGGGATTCTGACACGTCCAGAAAGGactcagaaagaaagaaggaaaactgGGATGTCGGAAGCAAAATTGAGAATTGCTTTTCCAAATTAGAAGGGGTTgtctgttcaaataaaaatgttagaaacaAGAGCGACAccaaaagtgtgaaaaataatgaaattgacacaataatctgtgaaaatggGTTCAGAAAGGCCAGTGGGAAAGGAATCTCAATTTCTGCTAACTACATGCAAGAGGCAGATGCATTTTTCAAAGACTGCCATGTAATGGAGCACAAAGAAAGtaacaaaagcttttcaaacTACAAAAGCCCTCAGGTCAGCATTTCTAAGAAGAGTGTCACTGGATGCACTAaacttgaaaatgtaaatacagcCGTGGTCTCACATCACACAAAAGGACGACGTCTgaatgaagtggaaagaaatggCAAGTTTACAGCAGCTTTGAAAAATGAGGATGAAAAATCTTTTCCGACTTCAAAGCCATTCGCTATGCTTCACCCATCAAAGAGCACGGATTCATCTGCTTTTGAAGAGCTGTGCACAGGTGATGGGTTTTGTACTGCTGCTGGGAAGAACATTAGTGTGTCTGCTGTTGCTATGAAAAAAGATGAATCTCTTTTGAATCACATTCACGCACCCGAGGagataaacaaagaaactaatgaaaaagaaaaggctttgaaaacaaaatgccttGGTGATAAGATATCGAACCTTGATGCTGGTGGTTTCCAAGttgttaatggaaaaaaatgtgcaatttcATCAACACCTTTAAAGAAAGCAACTCTGctaaaagaatctgaaaaatcACAAGATGAAATTTGTATTTCCTCTCACCAATCCAGTTCCAAGATACCAGTTATCCCAGTTACTAACCTCTGGAGTTGTGGTTTTTCTACAGCCAGTGGTAAACCTGTTGTCTTGTCATCTGTGGCCTTGGAGAAGACTCAGACACTGTTTAGTGACATCAGTTTGAACATGGATAAGGTGGCAGAATCTGCTCCAGTTAAACAGGATAAGAAAcatcaaacagaaccagaaaaaaTATGCTCTGGTTTCACAACTGCAGGAGGAGCAAACGACCAAATGTCACAGGAAAAATTTTATGATTTGGTTTTAGCCAAAGCAGTGGAAGATGAAGATGCTCTCTCCACCAACGGTGTTCTGGAAAGCAACAATGTAATGTTGGGGAGTGTGGGGAGCAAGAAGGAAGATGAAAAACCTCATGCAGATCAAAGATTTAGAACACACACACCTGTAGAGGCTGTGAAAGGATGCTTCAAGGATGCAGATAAAcaagagaaacacaaagagaaccTTGTACCACAAGCAAGCTGTGGATTTAAGACAGCCAGTgggaaaaaagttgaaatttcaTTTGAAGCTCTgaagaaagcagaaaacttGTTAGGTGACTGTGTAGGAGTCATGGATACAGTGAATGCAGCACTGCCAGAATCCAAGGCTATTGATCTTCCAGTCAGAAATGATGGATTTCAATCTGCCAGCGGTAAACCTGTAGCACTTTCATCAGAGGCCCTTCAAAAGGCAAAATCTCTCTTCAGTGACATCGGTTTCAGAGCAGAAGACTCTTCACAGATGAGGAGCAATAATCAAGACGGTAGCAACAATACAGAGAAAATGTCTTGTGGTTTCACAACTGCAAGAGGAGAAAAAGTTGATGTGTTGCAGAAAAATCTTCAGAAGGCAAAAGTACTTTTCAAAGAACTTGACGATCAGGTTTTAACCAAAGCAGCGCAGGAGAAAAATGCTTTCTTTGCAGGCTGTGATATGGACATTAATAAGGAAATGTTGGAAAATGACTTAAAAGGTAAAGTACATATGCAGAGGAGCAGAAAGGCAAGTGTTGCAAAATGTTACACAGATGATGAGATGAGGGTAAGCATTTCTATACCTCAGTGCTCCAgcaatgcaaacaaacaaatggaacaaagagaaaacattttaccgCAAGCAAGCTGTGGATTTCAAACAGCCAGTGGGAAAAGAGTGAATGTTTCATCTGAAGCCCTAAAGAAAGCAGGAACCCTGTTTAATGAGTTTGAAGGAATTCAGGGTAAAACAAATGCAATGTCATCACAGTCCCAGTCTTCGGCTCTTTCCTTCAGAATCTGTGGGTTTCATTCTGCCAGCGGTAAACCAATGGCACTTTCCACTGAGGCTGTTCAAAAGGCTAAATCCCTCTTTGGTGACATCACTTCCAGTGCGGAGGActcagatttttcacagataGTAAAAGCTCATGGGGAACAAGACAGTCGAagcaaaactcagaaaatatgttGTGGTTTTACAACcgcaaaaggagaaaaagttgATGTGTCGCAGAAAAATCTTCAAAGGGCAAAATTCCTCTTCAAAGAAGTTGATGATTTAGCTTTAACAAAAGCAATGCAAGATGCAGatcatttttttaaccaagaGGAAGGTTGGACTATGGACAGTAACAGTGAAAAATCATCAGAACAAATTAATACGGCGCCCGTTAATGAAAGGGGCAGCATAAAGGGAAACATGTCCAAACCCAGAACAAATACCGGCAGTATTTGTGAAGAGCCTGAAAGTGGTTCCATCAAAGCAAAACAGAGTGAAGGTGGATTTCAGACAGCAAGTGGGAAAAGAGTGGATGTTTCATCTGAAGCCCTAAAGAAAGCAGGAACCCTGTTTAATGAGTTTGAAGGAATTCAggataaaacaaatgcaatgtCATCACAGTCCAAGTCTTCGGCTCTTTCCCTCAGAAACTGTGGGTTTCATTCTGCCAGCGGTAAACCAATGGCACTTTCCACTGAGGCTGTTCAAAAGGCTAAATCCCTCTTTGGTGACATCACTTCCAGTACGGAGGACTCGGATTTTTCACAGATAGTAAACGCTCATGGGAAACAAGACAGTCGAagcaaaactcagaaaatatgttGTGGTTTTACAACcgcaaaaggagaaaaagttgATGTGTCGCAGAAAAATCTTCAAAGGGCAAAATTCCTCTTCAAAGAAGTTGATGATTTAGCTTTAACAAAAGCAATGCAAGATGCAGatcatttttttaaccaagaGGAAGGTTGGACTATGGACAGTAACAGTGAAAAATCATCAGAACAAATTAATACGGCGCCCGTTAATGAAAGTGGCAGCATAAAGAGAAACATGTCCAAACCCAGAACAAATACCGGCAGTATTTGTGAAGAGCCTGAAAGTGGTTCCATCAAAGCAAAACAGAGTGAAGGTGGATTTCAGACAGCAAGTGGGAAAACGGTTGCTGTTTCAGCTGAAGCTCTGTCGAGGTCAAAACGTCTGCTGAgtgaaaacaaagcagatgaGGAGAGCccttgtgtttttgctgcaagTGGTAAACCATTTTCACATGAGGCCTTACAGAAAGCAAAGACTTTCTTTAGGAGTGGAGTGAAGTCATTACCTTCAGCAGCAGACAGCCGAAGTGACGACCACGTAGATGAAAAGTCACACTTGTCAATTTGCAATTTAAATACTAAAAGCAGCAACCAGAGATCTGACCttatacaaacaaataaatcttcAGATCCAAAATTTCAGTTGCTAAACCTCGCTGGCTGTACAGAAACACAGCACAAGTTTCTTGCCCAGGAAGCTTTAGATTGCACAAAAGCCTTACTAGAAGATGAAGTTCTAGCTGGTCAAAGTCTGTTGACGACTTCAGAAAATTTGCAACTGCTAGATGAccaagatttaaacaaaaaatcagcTGAAGAGGACAaagggaggaaaagaagaagtgctGAAGATCTCACTG CTCAGCCACCTTCTAAAAGAAGGTTACTGGAAGAATTTGACAGAACCGCTGAAAATTCCCGAGGTTCTGGACTCCACCCAGTGAAAAGTGGCCCAAATG GGTTAATGGACAGGGGTGTTTTCAGGTATGGCGCCTTTCTTCATCCAAACATTACAAAGCCAAACAG GGATACAAAAAGCTTTGTGGACACAAGAGTACAAAGGACAATCCAAATGCCACATTCTGACCAAGGAGATTGTCGATCTGCAGCCTGCAGGATGCCGACATTTGTCCCACCATTTTTCAAAAACGCAAAGAGAGATCCACTCAATAAACCAGAGGCCAGAGACCGCAAAAAAGTGCCTGCGTTTGTTCCACCGTTCAAAAAACAAAGGGTTGTCCAGCAAGAAAGTTCCCCTAAACAGCAGGAGGACAATAAGCAGCATCACTCTTTATGTTTGGGGACCAACAGCAAAACAGATGCACCACTTACTAAAACAACCCAAAGCTGTGAAGAAGTTGTCACTTTAGTCAACTCTTCAAACACTAAGACGATTAATCAAAATGTTCCTCTAAAGGTGGGATCTGTCAGCTCTACTGAAATGCTACATGTGGATGATAAGCTTTCCGAAAGCCCAG ACAGGACTGAGAACATTGGACTGGCCCGGGACATGCAGGACATGAGGATTAGGAAAAAGAAGCGGCAGACCATTCGACCGCTGCCTGGGAGCTTATTTCTGACAAAAACCTCAGGGGTGGCGAGAATCCCATTAAAAGCTGCAGTCAGTGGAAATATCCCAGCAAGATACTCGCCCCAAGAG CTGTATGAGTGTGGAGTCCATAAGTATGTTCCAGAGATCACCGGTGCGAACGCTGAATCATTTCGCTTCAATTTGCTGCAATTCGTCAAACAAGAAACGTTAGCCGATGGCGGTGGTGTTCAACTCGCTGATGGAGGCTGGTTGATCCCCAGTGATGACTGGACAGCAGGAAAAGAAGAATTCTATAG AGCATTATGTGACACTTCTGGAGTGGATCCCAAACTGATCAGTGAGCAGTGGGTGTACAATCACTACAGGTGGATTGTGTGGAAGCAGGCCTCCATGGAGAAATCCTTTCCAGAAACAATGGGCAGCCTTTGCCTCACCCCAGAGCAGGTTCTCCTCCAGCTTAAGTACAG aTATGACGTAGAGGTGGACCACAGCCGCAGACCAGCTTTGAGGAAGATCATGGAAAGAGATGATACGCCGGCCAAAACTCttgttctctgtgtgtgtgagatcaTCTCTAAAGGTCACCTCCTACAtgctcagagctgcagtgaCACCAAGATGTCACAAAGTGCTGAAACTAAGGTGGAAACTCCAGTTGCGGTTGTGTGGCTTACAGATGGCTGGTATGCCATCAAAGCTCAGCTGGATGAACCATTGACTGCAATGCTTCACAAAGGTCGGCTTGCTGTTGGTGGCAAATTGATAATCCATGGAGCGCAACTGATTGGACCACAAGATGGTTGCTCACCATTGGAGGCACCGGATTCTTTAATGTTGAAG atatgTGCCAATAGCACTAGGCGTGCACGGTGGGATGCTAAGCTGGGATTTCACACAGATCCACGACCATTTCTGCTTCCAGTCTCCTGCTTGTATAGTAATGGAGGTCCAGTAGGATGTGTTGACATCTTCATACTGAGAAGCTATCCCATTCAG tggaTGGAGAGGAAATCAGATGGAGGTGTTGTGTTTAGATCTGTTCGGGCAGAAGAGAAGGAGGCGAGACGATTCAACAGCCACAAACAGAAAGCAGTAGAGTTGCTGTTTGCCAAAGTTCAAGctgaatttgaaaaagaagaagaag GGAGTATCAAATGTCAGCGCAGAAGGCAAACGGTCGGCAAGCAGGATATCGGGAATTTGCAGGAAGGAGAAGACTTGTATGAAGCACTTGGAGATGACCCTGTTTATTTGGAG GCTCATTTAAGTGAACAACAGCTGGAGAGTCTTCAGGCCTACAGGCGCTCACTGATGGAGAAGAAGCAGGCTGAGCTGCAGGACAGATATTGGCGTGCTCTGGATGCAGAGGACAATGAAATGAGCTGTCCAAAAAGAGATGTGACACCTGTATGGAGACTTTGCATCGCTGACTCAAGGATTCAGTCCAGCTGCG TTTATCAGTTAAACCTTTGGCGGCCTTCTTCAGACCTCCAGTCTTTGCTGAAGGAAGGTCGTCGATTCAAAGTGTATAATCTTGTTGCCTCTGATGGAAAGAAACGTAGCAGCGTTGAAACTGTTCAGCTGACCGGGACGAAGAAGACACAGTTCCAGGAACTTCAG GTGTCACAAGAATGGGTGTCATCGCATTTTCGGCAAAGAATCTCCACAGATTTTGTAGATCTTCAGAATGAGGAATTCAAGCCTCTGTGTGGAGAAGTTGATCTCACAGGATTAGTCATCAGTGTTGTAGATCAACAGG GCTCCTctcctgcattttatttggttgATGGGAAAAAGAATTTTGTGAAAGTGCGCTGCTTCAGCAGCTTGACTCAGGCTGGCCTTGAAGACATAGTGAAACCACGTGTTCTTTTGGCACTGAGtaacctgcagctcagaggcCAGTCTATACACCCCACTCCGGTTCTGTATGCTGGGGATCTTACTGCCTTCTCTACAAACCCCAAAGAGATTCATCTACAGGAATCCCTCAACCAACTCAAAAACGTGGTACAG GGTCAGGACAACTTCTTTTTGACTGCTGAGGAAAAGCTTGCCCATTTAATCAAGTCTGATGGATCCTGCTCTTCATCCTTGCAACCTCAAATGCCAGTCGCTGCAAGAAGACAAGACTCAAAGACAAAC